A genomic window from Dioscorea cayenensis subsp. rotundata cultivar TDr96_F1 unplaced genomic scaffold, TDr96_F1_v2_PseudoChromosome.rev07_lg8_w22 25.fasta BLBR01000158.1, whole genome shotgun sequence includes:
- the LOC120253673 gene encoding ribosome biogenesis protein NOP53-like — protein sequence MGKAAKGSRKGKKAWRANISTADIEDYFDNTTKEALAGVSAPPQSLFFENKSDDLPPKRKIEKKREKVLNYELILQKNEFVQPVPSSTLKKSSKRKKEKACEDKSQALVTSKVDEGLDSENLDLWSEKDEINGKIKKVKFYES from the exons atggggaAAGCGGCGAAGGGATCGAGAAAGGGGAAGAAGGCATGGAGGGCCAACATCAGCACCGCTGACATCGAGGACTACTTCGATAACACCACCAAGGAGGCACTCGCCGGTGTCTCCGCACCCCCGCAATCCCTCTTCTTTGAGAACAAATCCGATG ATCTCCCGCCTAAGAGGAAGattgagaagaaaagagagaaagttCTCAATTACGAGTTGATTCTTCAGAAAAATGAGTTTGTTCAGCCTGTTCCATCTTCTACTCTGAAGAAATCATCGAAGAGGAAGAAAGAGAAGGCCTGCGAGGATAAATCTCAAGCGCTGGTTACTTCTAAg GTCGACGAGGGTCTGGATTCTGAAAACCTTGACTTATGGAGTGAAAAAG ATGAAATCAATGGGAAGATCAAAAAGGTAAAGTTCTATGAATCTTAG